A window of Cellulomonas sp. SLBN-39 genomic DNA:
GTACCCGGTGGTGTCGTGCACCTCGAGCATGCAGACCAGCTCGTTGGCCTCGCACAGGTCGATCACGCCGGCGACGTCGGACGCGCTGTTCTGCGTCCAGCGCGTGCCGTTCGACAGCACGACGCGCACCGCGTTCGCCCCGGCGGCACGGATCGCGGGCAGCGCCGTCGGCGTCTGCGACACGTACCAGGTGTGCGCGTGGCTGACGCCGCGTGCGACGAACGGCGTGCCGTCCTGCTCGACGAGCCGGGTGCCGGAGATGTGCAGGCCGACGGGGTCGGCGGCCGACGCCGACGTGGCGAGCGCGGTGACACCGGTCAGCGTGACCAGGACCGCGGCACCGGCCGCGACGGCGCGCGTGGGCAGACTCTTCATGGACGTCCTCGTTCCGCGAGAGAGGTGGGGGAGCACCCGCCCGCCGGGTCCGCCGGCCGGTCGGCGGGCGGGTGCCTGGCCAGACAACCAGCGCCCGCCCGCCCGCGGCACGGGCCTAAACGCTTCGCACGCTCAGCCCGCGCCGCGGCCGCCCGGCCGACGCCCTGGTCGGGCCCTCAGTCCGCCGACGGGGCGGGGCGCTGCAGGCCCTGCGCGATGAGGTCCATCACCGACGCGTCGGCCAGCGTCGTCGCGTCGCCGACGGTGCGGTGCTCGGCGACGTCGCGCAGCAGGCGGCGCATGATCTTGCCCGAGCGGGTCTTCGGCAGCTCCGGCACCACCAGCACCTGCCGGGGCTTGGCGATCGGCCCGATCTCCTTGGCGACGTGGTCGCGCAGCGTCTGCTGCACGGCGTCCGGGTCGGTGCCGACCACGTCGAACGCGTCCTGCCGCAGGATGACGAACGCGACGACGGCCTGGCCCGTCGTGTCGTCGGACGCGCCGACGACCGCGGCCTCGGCGACCCAGGTGTGCGACACCAGCGCGGACTCGATCTCCGTGGTCGACAGCCGGTGGCCGGAGACGTTCATGACGTCGTCGACCCGGCCGAGCAGCCACACGTCGCCGTCCGCGTCCTTCTTGGCGCCGTCGCCGGCGAAGTACAGCCCGCGGAACCGGGACCAGTACGTGTCCGTGTAGCGCTGGGGGTCGCCCCAGATGCCCCGCAGCATCGACGGCCACGGCTCGGTGACCACGAGGTACCCGCCGGAGCCGTTCGGCACGGGCTGCGCGGTGTCGTCGACGACCTCGGCGGCGATCCCCGGCAGCGGCACCTGCGCCGACCCGGGCTTGGCGGTCGTGACGCCCGGCAGGGGGCTGATCATGATGGCGCCGGTCTCGGTCTGCCACCACGTGTCCACGACCGGGGTGCGGTCGCCGCCGACGACCCGCCGGTACCAGGTCCACGCCTCGGGGTTGATGGGCTCGCCCACCGACCCCAGGACCCGCAGGCTCGACAGGTCGTGCTCGGCGGGGATCGCGTCGCCCCACTTCATGCACGTGCGGATCGCGGTGGGGGCCGTGTACAGGATCGTCACGCCGTACTTGGCGACGATCTCCCACCAGCGGCCCTTGTGCGGGGTGTCGGGCGTGCCCTCGTACACCACCTGGGTGGCGCCGTTGACGAGGGGGCCGTAGACGACGTAGGTGTGCCCCGTGATCCAGCCGACGTCGGCGGTGCACCAGTACACGTCCGTCTCGGGCTTGAGGTCGAACACGTTGAGGTGCGTCCACGCCGCCTGGGTGAGGTACCCGCCGGTGGTGTGGAAGATCCCCTTGGGCTTCCCGGTGGTGCCGGACGTGTAGAGGATGAACAGCGGGTGCTCGGCGTCGACCTCGACCGGCTCGTGCTGCGCCGACGCGGCCTCGACGGCGTCGTGCCACCAGACGTCGCGTCCCTGCGTCCACTCCACGGGCTGCCCGGTGCGCCGCACCACGAGCACGTGCGCGACGCTCGGGGCGCCCTTGGCGAGGGCCTCGTCGACGGCCGGCTTGAGCGCGCTCGCCGTGCCGCGGCGGAACCCACCGTCGGCCGTCACGACGACCTTGGCCTCGGCGTCGAGGATCCGCGAGCTGAGCGCCTCGGCCGAGAACCCGCCGAACACGACCGAGTGCGCGGCGCCCAGGCGGGCGCACGCGAGCATCGTGACGATCGCCTCGGGGATCATCGGCAGGTAGACCGCGACCCGGTCGCCCGTGCGCACGCCCAGCGCGGCCAGCGCGTTCGCGGCCTTCGACGTCTCGCGCTGCAGGTCCGCGTACGTGAGCGTCCGGGTGTCGCCGCCCTCGCCCTCGAAGTGGATCGCGACCCGGTCGCCGTGGCCCGCCTCGACGTGCCGGTCGACCGCGTTGTACGCGGCGTTGAGCCGACCGTCGGCGAACCACCGGAAGAACGGGGCGTCGGACGTGTCGAGGGTCTGCGTGAAGGGGGTCGACCAGCTCAGCAGGTCGCGCGCCTGGTCCGCCCAGAAGCCCGGTCGGTCGGCAGCGGCCCACGCGTACAGGTCCGCGTGCGCGTTGGCCTGCGCGGCGAAGTCGGGGTCGGGCGGGAACCGGCGGTCCTCGGTGCTGAGGTTCTCCAGCCCGCCGCGGTCGGCGGGGGCGCCGGCCGGCCGGGTCTCGGCGGGCGGGACGGGGGCGGGCGTCGGGGACGGCTCGGTCACGGTGCTTCTCCTCCGCAGCGGCATCGGTGCAAGGACGGGGCCCGGCGAGGGGCCCGCCACCAGGACATTAGTCCCGCCGGTGCGCCGGCGCGCCCCCCACCCGGATCCGGTGCGGGCCCGTCCGGCCCGCCGGTGGCGTCAGGCGGGCGACGTGGCGCCCGGCTCCGGGTGCGGGGCGGCGGGCGC
This region includes:
- the acs gene encoding acetate--CoA ligase, whose protein sequence is MPLRRRSTVTEPSPTPAPVPPAETRPAGAPADRGGLENLSTEDRRFPPDPDFAAQANAHADLYAWAAADRPGFWADQARDLLSWSTPFTQTLDTSDAPFFRWFADGRLNAAYNAVDRHVEAGHGDRVAIHFEGEGGDTRTLTYADLQRETSKAANALAALGVRTGDRVAVYLPMIPEAIVTMLACARLGAAHSVVFGGFSAEALSSRILDAEAKVVVTADGGFRRGTASALKPAVDEALAKGAPSVAHVLVVRRTGQPVEWTQGRDVWWHDAVEAASAQHEPVEVDAEHPLFILYTSGTTGKPKGIFHTTGGYLTQAAWTHLNVFDLKPETDVYWCTADVGWITGHTYVVYGPLVNGATQVVYEGTPDTPHKGRWWEIVAKYGVTILYTAPTAIRTCMKWGDAIPAEHDLSSLRVLGSVGEPINPEAWTWYRRVVGGDRTPVVDTWWQTETGAIMISPLPGVTTAKPGSAQVPLPGIAAEVVDDTAQPVPNGSGGYLVVTEPWPSMLRGIWGDPQRYTDTYWSRFRGLYFAGDGAKKDADGDVWLLGRVDDVMNVSGHRLSTTEIESALVSHTWVAEAAVVGASDDTTGQAVVAFVILRQDAFDVVGTDPDAVQQTLRDHVAKEIGPIAKPRQVLVVPELPKTRSGKIMRRLLRDVAEHRTVGDATTLADASVMDLIAQGLQRPAPSAD